A window of Longispora fulva contains these coding sequences:
- a CDS encoding 5-dehydro-4-deoxyglucarate dehydratase, translated as MQGLLSFPLTPFTARDHGGTVHEAAFVEHLERQIAAGPSAIFVGCGTGEYSSLTPAEQERVIHVAVRVAAGRLPVYAGAGGGAGSARAAVRAAADAGADGVLLLPPYLVSGGSDGLLDHVRFAVRDSPIPAIVYQRATALFTPRTAVELLEIKEIRGLKDGVGDVDLMQRIVSAIRSSEHPRAQGFGFFNGLPTAELSQPAYRAIGVPAYSSAVHCFAPEITHAFARALDSGDVATIQLLTTAFFSPLAALRDSHPGYAVSIVKAGARLAGLDAGPVRPPLVDLSEGHLEQLRRILADGRRALAQIRAH; from the coding sequence GTGCAAGGTCTGTTGTCCTTTCCGCTGACCCCGTTCACCGCGCGCGACCACGGCGGCACCGTGCACGAGGCGGCATTCGTCGAGCACCTCGAGCGGCAGATCGCCGCCGGCCCGTCGGCGATATTCGTCGGCTGCGGCACGGGGGAGTACTCCTCACTGACGCCGGCCGAACAGGAACGCGTCATCCACGTGGCGGTCCGGGTCGCGGCCGGCCGGCTGCCGGTATACGCGGGTGCTGGCGGCGGCGCGGGCTCGGCACGGGCCGCCGTCCGGGCCGCCGCCGACGCCGGGGCCGACGGGGTGCTCCTCCTACCGCCCTACCTGGTCAGCGGCGGTAGCGACGGTCTCCTCGACCACGTCCGCTTCGCGGTCCGGGACAGCCCGATCCCCGCCATCGTGTACCAGCGGGCCACCGCCCTCTTCACCCCGCGCACCGCCGTGGAACTCCTGGAGATCAAGGAGATCCGGGGACTCAAGGACGGGGTCGGTGATGTGGACCTGATGCAGCGGATCGTCAGCGCCATCCGGTCCAGCGAGCACCCGAGGGCGCAGGGATTCGGGTTCTTCAACGGACTGCCGACCGCCGAGCTCTCCCAGCCGGCGTACCGCGCCATCGGCGTGCCCGCCTACTCCTCGGCGGTGCACTGTTTCGCGCCGGAGATCACTCATGCCTTCGCCCGCGCCCTGGACTCCGGGGACGTCGCGACCATCCAGCTGTTGACCACCGCGTTCTTCTCCCCGCTGGCCGCCCTCCGCGACAGCCACCCCGGGTACGCCGTCTCGATCGTCAAGGCCGGGGCCCGGCTCGCCGGCCTCGACGCCGGCCCGGTCCGCCCGCCGCTGGTGGACCTCAGCGAAGGCCACCTCGAACAACTCCGCCGGATCCTGGCCGACGGCCGCCGGGCGCTCGCACAGATCAGGGCCCACTGA
- a CDS encoding glucarate dehydratase family protein, translated as MATIRQVTITPVAFRDPALLNRVGVHEPFALRSVIEVDCGDGVIGLGESYGDDAFLGLLRAVAPTLVGLDVFDLEIVARRVTAAVGPGTVTDNHGLTGTSSAAKTLRSVFSAFEVACLDAVGQLTGRPVVDLLGGRVREHVPFSAYLFYKWAGHPAAAPDEWGAALDADAIVRQAHRMISRYGFGSIKLKGGVLPPDEEFEAIQALAGAFPHHPLRWDPNAAWTVPTAIRIADKAAGILEYLEDPTAGIAGMAQVAREAPMPLATNMCVVGFEDIPEAVDARAIGVLLSDHHFWGGLRQTQYVAAVADTFDIGLSMHSNSHLGISLAAMVHVAASTPRLTYACDTHWPWKTEDVVAEPLEIVGGAVAVPRTPGLGVRLDRDALARLHQQYLTCGVRRRDDTGYMRRIRPDYRPGSW; from the coding sequence ATGGCCACCATCCGGCAGGTCACGATCACCCCGGTGGCGTTCCGCGACCCGGCACTGCTCAACCGCGTCGGCGTGCACGAACCGTTCGCTCTGCGCAGCGTCATCGAGGTCGACTGCGGCGACGGCGTCATCGGCCTCGGCGAGTCCTACGGCGACGACGCCTTCCTCGGCCTGCTCCGCGCCGTCGCCCCCACCCTGGTCGGGCTCGATGTGTTCGACCTGGAGATCGTCGCGCGCCGGGTCACGGCCGCCGTCGGCCCCGGAACCGTCACGGACAACCACGGCCTGACGGGTACGTCCTCAGCCGCCAAGACCCTGCGCTCGGTGTTCTCCGCCTTCGAGGTCGCCTGCCTCGACGCCGTCGGCCAGCTCACCGGCCGGCCGGTCGTGGACCTGCTCGGCGGCCGGGTGCGCGAACACGTGCCGTTCTCCGCGTACCTGTTCTACAAGTGGGCCGGACACCCCGCCGCCGCCCCGGACGAGTGGGGCGCGGCCCTCGACGCCGACGCCATCGTGCGCCAGGCCCACCGGATGATCTCCCGCTACGGCTTCGGCTCCATCAAGCTCAAGGGCGGGGTGCTGCCGCCCGACGAGGAGTTCGAGGCGATCCAGGCACTGGCGGGCGCGTTCCCGCACCATCCGCTGCGCTGGGACCCCAACGCCGCGTGGACGGTGCCCACCGCGATCAGGATCGCGGACAAGGCCGCCGGGATCCTGGAGTACCTGGAGGACCCGACCGCCGGGATCGCCGGCATGGCACAGGTCGCCCGGGAGGCGCCGATGCCGCTGGCCACCAACATGTGCGTCGTGGGCTTCGAGGACATTCCCGAGGCCGTGGACGCCCGCGCGATCGGGGTGCTGCTGTCCGACCACCACTTCTGGGGCGGCCTGCGCCAGACCCAGTACGTGGCGGCGGTCGCCGACACCTTCGACATCGGGTTGTCGATGCACTCCAACAGCCATCTCGGGATCAGCCTGGCAGCGATGGTGCACGTCGCGGCGTCGACCCCGCGCCTGACGTACGCGTGTGACACGCACTGGCCGTGGAAGACCGAGGACGTCGTCGCCGAGCCGCTGGAGATCGTGGGCGGGGCGGTGGCCGTGCCGCGCACCCCGGGGCTCGGCGTGCGCCTGGACCGCGACGCGCTCGCCCGGCTGCACCAGCAGTACCTGACCTGCGGTGTCCGTCGCCGCGACGACACCGGCTACATGCGACGGATCCGGCCCGACTACCGACCCGGCTCGTGGTGA
- a CDS encoding sugar kinase, producing MTEVLTFGEAMTSVRADGPLRLGGTMTLSVAGAEATVAVGLARLGHDVRWIGVTGSDELGELVRRTLRAEGVDMSGGRIDGSAPTGLFFVETRIAGVTRVSYHRAGSAGSTLNTDDVLNGFADGPIRILHITGVTCALGPGPRSAVRDAIALARATGAAVCLDVSHRSALWSQAEAAACLRPLLRSVDVLVVSDEELAIVTDDPHPAELLKHVDQVVVRHDAGGATAHTRSECRHQPGRAVRAVDAFGARDAFVAGYLSGLLDGLGVADRLQRAVTVAAFATATVGAWQGLPTRAELPLLDHANGIPLR from the coding sequence GTGACCGAAGTCCTGACCTTCGGCGAGGCCATGACCTCGGTGCGCGCCGACGGGCCGCTGCGTCTCGGTGGCACGATGACGCTGTCCGTCGCCGGCGCGGAGGCGACTGTCGCCGTGGGCCTCGCCCGGCTCGGCCACGACGTCCGCTGGATCGGCGTCACCGGCTCCGACGAACTCGGCGAACTCGTCCGTCGCACCCTGCGCGCTGAGGGGGTCGACATGTCCGGTGGCCGGATCGACGGGTCCGCCCCGACCGGGCTGTTCTTCGTCGAGACCCGCATCGCCGGGGTCACCCGGGTCTCCTACCACCGTGCCGGTTCCGCCGGTTCCACGCTGAACACCGACGACGTGCTCAACGGCTTCGCCGACGGACCGATCCGGATCCTGCACATCACCGGCGTCACCTGCGCGCTGGGCCCCGGGCCCCGCAGCGCCGTCCGCGACGCGATCGCGCTGGCCAGGGCGACGGGGGCGGCCGTCTGCCTCGATGTCAGCCACCGGTCAGCGCTGTGGTCGCAGGCCGAGGCCGCCGCGTGTCTGCGTCCACTGCTCCGGTCCGTCGACGTGCTCGTGGTCTCCGACGAGGAACTGGCCATCGTCACCGACGATCCGCACCCCGCCGAGCTCCTCAAGCACGTCGACCAGGTCGTCGTCCGGCACGACGCGGGCGGTGCGACAGCGCACACCCGTTCGGAGTGCCGCCACCAGCCGGGTCGGGCGGTGCGGGCGGTGGACGCCTTCGGCGCCCGGGACGCGTTCGTGGCCGGCTACCTGTCCGGGCTCCTCGACGGCCTCGGGGTCGCCGACCGGCTGCAACGGGCGGTCACCGTCGCCGCCTTCGCCACCGCGACGGTCGGCGCCTGGCAGGGACTGCCCACCCGCGCGGAACTGCCGCTGCTCGACCATGCGAACGGAATCCCGCTGCGCTGA
- a CDS encoding beta strand repeat-containing protein, which translates to MVRNLATRHNARRKTGGAATGSLIGRCLAVLGMVAAFAGVPLAMAPDPALAADVVAGFNSVTLVANPSNWTITGLTNTINGSVAGGDFARIFTGPVNNATGVVIDYKYTVPRNAVTKLQLHNNGGSNLSDADGMGSALYEVFDPANNLLASGTLNAGNGAGVFVTAFSAPLDNVATVRLSTITNLLPGAGAAPDIIWREFQAVQHGIDIVKSSNPTDGARVRPGDVVTYTVTFANTDTIAHPNIDAADDLSGVLDDATLTGSPVVSPAGAGTASVTGSTLNVHADSIGPGQTVTVTYQVTVKPTAQLTDKVLGNVVTSPDSLNCPQPAGADPNCSTVHAVEAVVMDKTLQGPAVNNGDGTQTVVYDITVSNLGGATSVYNLTDTLTFGAGTTVTAASVVNTTPGGITTNPAWNGSTQTAVVTGQSIAVGVVHVYRVTVTATVAPTITAQQADCALDAGETGTGFRNTSALTVGSVTTTDDACTPVTVPVSSLSVVKSATPADQASFVVGQVVTYSFVVTNTGNQTLTNVTVDETGFSGSPSPTVSCPAGVASMAAGAQVTCTATYTVTQADVDNGAVTNTATASGTPPSGSAVTSTPSSFTVPVPAPAPALVVAKSVSPTSVPGAGETVTYSFTVTNTGNVTLTNVTVTETVFAGTGTAPVPSCPPAAASMLPGAQVVCTATYQVTQADVDSGSVQNSATASGTPPTGPAVTSPPGGATLTVPSTPSLAVEKSASPNSVTAVGQLVTYSFAVTNTGNVTLTGVIINEVTFGGTGPAPVVTCPPGPLAPGAQQVCSGTYTTTQADVDAGSISNTATASGTPPSGPAVTSDPSTLVLPVTRTPSIDLAKSVSPAGLSAAGQVVTYSFTVTNTGNVTLHDVGVSETGFTGTGTPPVVTCPAGAASVAPGAQVVCTATYQGTQADIDSGATIVNTATASGTPQGGPTVTSAPAGVALPVTARSAPALSVVKSATPLDPASFVVGAVLSYSFVVTNTGNVTMANVTVTETAFSGTGPAPVPACPAGAASMAPGDQVMCTATYTVVQADVDAGSITNTATASGTPPTGPAVTSPPSSLTVPAPAKPAITMAKSVDPTGVVGAGRAVTYSFLVTNTGNVTLTNVAIDESAFTGTGPDPVVTCPPGPLPPGARVTCTGTYTTTQADVDAGSVDNTASASAVPPSGSPVLSQPSSSTLTVTAPPAPSLSVLKSASPLAPSSFVLGQVLTYSFVVTNTGNVTLTNVVVADTAFSGTGPAPVVSCPPAAATMAAGAQVTCTATYTVTQADVDAGSITNTATATGTPPTGPPVTSTPSNLTVPALSSPSLSVVKSVSPDGVTGAGQVVTYSFHVTNTGNVTLTNVVVNELSFTGTGPAPVVTCPPGALLPGQQVTCSGTYTTTQGDVDAGTVTNTATGSGTPPSGPPVTSQPSTSTLTVTPTPAPSLSVVKSASPLAPASFIVGGVITYSFVVTNTGNVPLINVGVAETGFSGSGTAPVVTCPSAASSVAPGIQVTCTAAYAITQADVNAGSLTNTATATGTPPTGPAVTSPPSSLTVPAPANPALTMVKSVTPASVTAAGRMVTYAFRITNTGNVTLTNVVVNETIFTGTGTPPVVTCPAAVASMLPGAVVVCNATYTTTQADVDAGTVQNAATASGTPPTGPAILSAPSSVGLPITRAPAVTLVKTATPNPVTAAGQTVTYSFTVTNTGNVTLTNPIVHETAFTGTGTAPVATCPPGTVAPGAQVVCTATYTTTQADIDAGTVGNTATASATPPGGGTPVTSAPSTLALTVDVASKLGLAKTAHAVDVNGDGRIGAGDRVEWTLRITNQGGTTLADIQVADPTAGPVTCPAGSLAPGASTTCTVAAHVVTAADADAGTVTNAATATATDPHGRTVHSDPARSSVGVGRGVVPAPVLLAVTGIQRIQQLTGLAGTMVLLGTMLLLATRRRGGTT; encoded by the coding sequence ATGGTCCGGAACCTCGCGACACGTCACAATGCCAGGCGGAAGACGGGCGGGGCGGCGACAGGATCGCTGATCGGGCGGTGCCTGGCGGTGCTCGGCATGGTCGCGGCGTTCGCGGGCGTGCCGTTGGCGATGGCACCGGACCCGGCACTCGCGGCGGACGTGGTCGCGGGCTTCAACAGCGTCACGCTCGTGGCCAATCCGAGCAACTGGACGATCACCGGGCTCACGAACACCATCAACGGCAGCGTCGCCGGTGGGGACTTCGCCCGGATCTTCACCGGTCCGGTCAACAACGCGACCGGCGTGGTCATCGACTACAAGTACACCGTGCCCCGGAACGCGGTGACGAAGCTGCAACTGCACAACAACGGCGGCAGCAACCTCTCCGACGCGGACGGCATGGGCTCAGCCCTCTACGAGGTCTTCGATCCGGCGAACAACCTGCTGGCCAGCGGCACCCTCAACGCCGGCAACGGCGCGGGGGTGTTCGTGACCGCCTTCTCCGCGCCTCTCGACAACGTGGCGACGGTCCGGCTGTCCACGATCACGAATCTCCTGCCGGGGGCCGGAGCGGCGCCGGACATCATCTGGCGGGAGTTCCAGGCCGTCCAGCACGGCATCGACATCGTCAAGTCGTCCAACCCCACCGACGGCGCGCGGGTGCGGCCCGGGGACGTCGTCACCTACACCGTGACGTTCGCGAACACCGACACGATCGCCCACCCCAACATCGACGCCGCCGACGACCTGTCCGGGGTCCTCGACGACGCCACCCTCACCGGCAGCCCGGTGGTCTCCCCGGCGGGTGCCGGCACCGCCTCGGTCACCGGCTCGACCCTGAACGTCCACGCGGACTCGATCGGACCCGGCCAGACCGTCACCGTCACCTACCAGGTGACGGTGAAACCGACGGCACAGCTGACCGACAAGGTCCTCGGAAACGTGGTCACCTCGCCGGACTCACTGAACTGCCCCCAGCCGGCGGGTGCGGACCCGAACTGCTCCACCGTGCACGCGGTGGAGGCCGTGGTGATGGACAAGACCCTCCAGGGCCCCGCAGTGAACAACGGCGACGGCACCCAGACCGTGGTGTACGACATCACGGTGTCCAACCTCGGGGGCGCGACCAGCGTCTACAACCTGACCGACACCCTCACGTTCGGCGCCGGTACCACGGTGACCGCCGCCTCGGTCGTCAACACCACCCCGGGCGGCATCACCACCAACCCGGCGTGGAACGGCAGCACCCAGACGGCGGTCGTGACCGGGCAGAGCATCGCCGTGGGGGTGGTCCACGTCTACCGGGTGACCGTCACGGCCACCGTGGCTCCCACCATCACGGCCCAACAGGCGGACTGCGCGCTCGACGCCGGCGAGACCGGCACCGGATTCCGCAACACCTCGGCGCTGACGGTGGGCTCCGTCACGACCACCGACGACGCCTGCACGCCCGTCACCGTCCCGGTGTCCTCGCTGTCGGTGGTGAAGTCCGCCACCCCCGCCGACCAGGCGTCGTTCGTCGTGGGCCAGGTGGTCACGTACTCCTTCGTGGTCACCAACACCGGCAACCAGACGCTCACGAACGTGACGGTCGACGAGACCGGTTTCAGCGGTTCGCCCAGCCCCACGGTCAGCTGCCCGGCCGGGGTGGCGTCGATGGCGGCGGGTGCCCAGGTGACGTGCACCGCCACGTACACGGTGACGCAGGCCGACGTCGACAACGGTGCCGTCACCAACACGGCCACGGCGTCGGGAACCCCGCCGAGCGGGTCGGCGGTGACCTCGACGCCGTCCTCGTTCACGGTGCCCGTCCCGGCACCGGCGCCGGCGCTCGTCGTGGCCAAGTCGGTGTCCCCGACCTCGGTACCCGGTGCCGGAGAGACGGTGACCTACTCCTTCACCGTCACGAACACCGGCAACGTCACGCTGACGAATGTGACCGTCACCGAGACCGTCTTCGCGGGAACGGGCACCGCCCCGGTGCCGAGCTGTCCGCCAGCGGCCGCGTCCATGCTGCCGGGCGCGCAGGTGGTGTGCACGGCCACGTACCAGGTGACTCAGGCGGACGTCGACAGCGGGTCGGTGCAGAACTCCGCGACCGCGTCGGGCACGCCCCCGACGGGTCCGGCCGTGACGTCCCCGCCCGGCGGCGCGACGCTGACCGTGCCGTCGACGCCGTCCCTGGCGGTGGAGAAGTCGGCGAGCCCGAACTCGGTGACGGCGGTCGGACAGCTGGTGACCTACTCCTTCGCGGTCACCAACACCGGCAACGTGACGTTGACCGGCGTGATCATCAACGAGGTCACCTTCGGTGGCACGGGTCCCGCCCCGGTCGTGACCTGCCCGCCGGGACCGCTGGCCCCCGGTGCGCAGCAGGTCTGCTCTGGCACGTACACCACGACGCAGGCCGATGTCGACGCCGGTTCGATCTCCAACACGGCCACGGCGTCGGGGACCCCGCCGAGCGGCCCGGCCGTGACGTCGGACCCGTCCACACTGGTGCTGCCGGTCACGAGGACGCCGTCGATCGACCTGGCGAAGTCGGTGTCCCCGGCCGGGCTGAGCGCGGCCGGCCAGGTGGTGACGTACTCGTTCACGGTCACCAACACCGGCAACGTCACCCTGCACGACGTGGGCGTCAGCGAGACGGGGTTCACGGGCACCGGTACCCCTCCGGTCGTCACCTGCCCGGCCGGCGCGGCGTCGGTGGCACCGGGCGCGCAGGTGGTGTGCACCGCGACCTACCAGGGCACCCAGGCGGACATCGACTCCGGCGCCACCATCGTCAACACGGCGACGGCGTCGGGCACGCCCCAGGGTGGTCCGACGGTGACGTCGGCGCCGGCGGGGGTGGCCCTGCCGGTGACGGCGCGGTCGGCCCCGGCCCTGTCGGTGGTGAAATCCGCGACCCCGCTGGATCCGGCGTCGTTCGTCGTCGGCGCGGTGCTCAGCTACTCCTTCGTGGTCACCAACACCGGCAACGTGACGATGGCCAACGTGACCGTCACCGAGACGGCCTTCAGCGGCACCGGGCCGGCCCCGGTCCCGGCGTGCCCGGCGGGAGCGGCCTCGATGGCGCCGGGTGATCAGGTGATGTGCACGGCGACCTACACGGTCGTCCAGGCCGACGTCGACGCCGGTTCGATCACCAACACGGCCACGGCGTCCGGCACACCACCGACCGGGCCCGCGGTGACCTCGCCGCCGTCGTCGCTGACGGTCCCGGCCCCGGCGAAACCCGCGATCACGATGGCGAAGTCGGTGGACCCGACCGGGGTGGTCGGCGCCGGCCGGGCCGTCACGTACTCGTTCCTGGTCACCAACACCGGCAACGTCACCCTGACGAATGTGGCGATCGACGAGAGCGCCTTCACGGGTACCGGTCCCGATCCGGTCGTGACGTGTCCCCCTGGTCCGCTGCCGCCCGGCGCGCGGGTGACGTGCACCGGCACGTACACGACGACTCAGGCGGACGTCGACGCGGGCTCGGTGGACAACACCGCCTCGGCGTCGGCGGTGCCGCCGTCAGGGTCCCCGGTGCTGTCGCAGCCGTCGAGCTCGACGCTGACGGTGACCGCGCCGCCGGCCCCGTCGTTGTCGGTGCTGAAGTCCGCGTCGCCGCTGGCCCCCTCGTCGTTCGTCCTGGGCCAGGTGCTGACCTACTCCTTCGTGGTCACGAACACCGGCAACGTCACGCTCACCAACGTCGTCGTCGCCGACACGGCGTTCAGCGGCACCGGCCCGGCCCCGGTGGTGTCGTGCCCGCCCGCGGCGGCCACGATGGCGGCGGGCGCCCAGGTGACGTGCACGGCGACGTACACCGTCACGCAGGCGGACGTGGACGCCGGGTCGATCACCAACACGGCCACGGCGACGGGTACGCCCCCGACCGGACCACCCGTGACCTCCACTCCCTCGAACCTGACCGTACCGGCGCTGTCGTCGCCCTCGCTGTCGGTGGTGAAGTCGGTGAGCCCGGACGGGGTGACCGGTGCCGGTCAGGTGGTGACCTACTCGTTCCATGTCACCAACACCGGCAACGTCACACTCACGAACGTGGTGGTCAACGAGCTCTCCTTCACCGGTACGGGGCCGGCGCCGGTCGTGACGTGTCCGCCCGGAGCTCTGCTGCCCGGTCAGCAGGTGACCTGCTCCGGCACGTACACGACGACACAGGGTGATGTCGACGCCGGGACCGTGACCAACACGGCCACCGGGTCAGGGACCCCGCCGTCGGGTCCGCCGGTCACCTCCCAGCCGTCCACCTCGACCCTGACGGTGACCCCGACGCCGGCCCCGTCGCTGTCGGTGGTGAAGTCCGCGTCGCCGCTGGCTCCGGCGTCGTTCATCGTCGGCGGTGTGATCACCTATTCGTTCGTGGTCACCAACACCGGCAACGTGCCGCTGATCAACGTGGGCGTCGCCGAGACCGGCTTCAGCGGGTCCGGGACCGCCCCGGTCGTCACCTGTCCGTCGGCGGCGTCGTCGGTGGCGCCGGGCATCCAGGTGACGTGCACGGCGGCGTACGCGATCACTCAGGCCGACGTGAACGCCGGCTCGCTGACCAACACCGCCACCGCGACCGGGACACCACCGACCGGTCCGGCGGTGACGTCGCCGCCGTCCTCGCTGACGGTCCCGGCCCCGGCGAATCCCGCACTCACCATGGTGAAGTCGGTGACCCCGGCGTCGGTGACCGCGGCCGGCCGGATGGTGACCTACGCGTTCCGGATCACCAACACCGGCAACGTCACGCTCACGAACGTCGTGGTCAACGAGACCATCTTCACGGGTACCGGGACCCCGCCCGTCGTGACCTGTCCGGCGGCCGTCGCCTCGATGCTGCCCGGCGCGGTGGTGGTCTGCAACGCCACGTACACCACGACCCAGGCGGACGTCGACGCCGGCACGGTCCAGAACGCGGCCACCGCGTCGGGCACCCCGCCGACCGGGCCGGCGATCCTGTCGGCACCGTCGAGCGTCGGGTTGCCGATCACCAGGGCACCGGCCGTGACGCTGGTGAAGACCGCGACGCCGAACCCGGTCACCGCGGCCGGGCAGACGGTGACGTACTCGTTCACGGTCACCAACACCGGCAACGTCACCCTCACCAACCCGATCGTCCACGAGACGGCGTTCACCGGCACAGGAACGGCCCCGGTCGCGACCTGTCCTCCGGGGACGGTCGCCCCGGGCGCGCAGGTCGTGTGCACCGCCACCTACACGACCACCCAGGCCGACATCGACGCCGGCACCGTCGGCAACACGGCGACCGCGTCCGCCACACCGCCGGGCGGTGGCACACCGGTGACCTCAGCACCGTCGACGCTGGCCCTCACCGTCGACGTCGCGAGCAAGCTCGGCCTGGCCAAGACCGCCCACGCGGTCGACGTCAACGGCGACGGCCGGATCGGCGCCGGCGACCGCGTCGAGTGGACGCTGCGGATCACCAACCAGGGCGGCACGACGCTGGCCGACATCCAGGTGGCCGACCCGACCGCCGGCCCGGTCACGTGCCCCGCCGGCAGCCTCGCCCCGGGGGCCAGCACGACCTGTACCGTCGCGGCGCACGTCGTCACCGCGGCGGACGCGGACGCGGGCACGGTCACCAACGCCGCGACGGCGACGGCGACCGACCCGCACGGTCGGACGGTCCACTCGGATCCGGCACGCTCCAGCGTGGGGGTCGGCAGGGGCGTCGTCCCCGCCCCGGTGCTGCTCGCCGTCACCGGCATCCAGCGGATCCAGCAGCTGACCGGCCTCGCCGGGACGATGGTGCTCCTCGGCACCATGCTGCTCCTGGCCACGCGGCGGCGCGGAGGGACAACCTGA
- a CDS encoding aldehyde dehydrogenase family protein encodes MIDAALEFFRTPWPAADRRAALHACADALAASGDEIVDVVGDETGLLPGRLRAELDRTTGQLRTLGDEALAPWRRASPGIVTVPVPVGPVAVFAASNFPLAFGVAGGDTASALAAGCPVIVKAHSAQPRTSRLLATILEPVLPKGAFAVFSGGRAEALDLVRNPGIRAVGFTGSLTGGRALMDAAAARPDPIAVYAEMGSLNPVFVLPGTPLEAAALLAQSVTGSSGQLCTKPGLVVTPSRDFANALADAVSTADTHRMLTAGMAGDHAVWLASARRQGHVVAGAGDPVPFALIVPAACLDDELLAEHFGPSVVIAVGDLAEVVPQLEGSLTATVFAGPDDEAAGAALVPALMARAGRVIWNQVPTGVVVCAAQHHGGPWPASSAPWSTSVGTASIERFRRPVALQGLPTALLPS; translated from the coding sequence ATGATCGATGCGGCTCTTGAGTTCTTCCGCACCCCCTGGCCCGCCGCCGACCGCCGGGCCGCCCTGCACGCCTGCGCCGACGCGCTCGCCGCGTCCGGTGACGAGATCGTCGACGTCGTCGGCGACGAGACCGGCCTCCTGCCCGGCCGGCTGCGCGCCGAACTCGACCGGACCACCGGCCAACTGCGCACCCTCGGAGACGAGGCCCTGGCCCCGTGGCGCCGCGCGTCACCCGGCATCGTCACCGTGCCCGTCCCGGTCGGCCCGGTGGCCGTGTTCGCCGCGTCGAACTTCCCGCTCGCGTTCGGTGTCGCCGGCGGCGACACCGCCTCGGCCCTGGCCGCCGGCTGCCCGGTGATCGTCAAGGCGCACTCCGCCCAGCCCCGCACGTCGCGGCTGCTCGCCACGATCCTGGAACCGGTGCTGCCGAAGGGCGCGTTCGCGGTCTTCTCCGGCGGCCGCGCCGAGGCCCTGGACCTGGTACGCAACCCCGGAATCAGGGCGGTCGGCTTCACCGGCTCACTGACCGGAGGCCGCGCGCTGATGGACGCGGCGGCCGCCAGACCCGACCCCATTGCGGTGTACGCGGAGATGGGCTCCCTCAACCCCGTCTTCGTCCTGCCGGGCACCCCGCTGGAGGCCGCCGCGCTGCTCGCGCAGTCCGTGACCGGCTCCTCCGGCCAGTTGTGCACCAAGCCGGGCCTGGTCGTGACGCCGTCGAGGGACTTCGCCAACGCACTGGCCGACGCCGTGTCGACCGCCGACACCCACCGGATGCTCACCGCAGGCATGGCCGGCGACCACGCCGTCTGGCTCGCCTCGGCCCGGCGCCAGGGCCACGTCGTGGCCGGCGCCGGCGACCCGGTGCCGTTCGCGCTCATCGTCCCCGCCGCCTGCCTGGACGACGAGCTGCTGGCCGAGCACTTCGGACCGTCGGTGGTGATCGCGGTGGGCGACCTGGCCGAGGTGGTCCCGCAGCTGGAGGGTTCGCTGACCGCGACGGTGTTCGCCGGACCGGACGACGAGGCGGCCGGCGCCGCGCTCGTTCCGGCGCTGATGGCGCGGGCCGGCAGGGTGATCTGGAACCAGGTCCCCACCGGGGTCGTGGTGTGCGCGGCCCAGCACCACGGCGGGCCGTGGCCGGCGAGCTCGGCCCCGTGGTCCACGTCGGTCGGCACCGCCTCCATCGAACGCTTCCGCCGACCCGTCGCACTCCAGGGACTGCCGACGGCGCTCCTGCCGTCGTGA